One Salmo salar chromosome ssa01, Ssal_v3.1, whole genome shotgun sequence DNA window includes the following coding sequences:
- the znf503 gene encoding zinc finger protein 503: MITSPSVSALRNSSIHLVWESIDSRNIINKPFHHSVPPSDHLRQANRVPIKVLKMLTARSGHILHPEYLQPLPSTPISPIELDAKKSPLALLAQTCSQIGKPDPPPSSKLSSITSNGSSDKESKSGPLKMSDIGVDDKSSFKPYSKPSDKKDSSSGVSSGEKTGFRVPSATCQPFTPRTGSPNSSTSASPMPSEGKCGDREDKKDSDCNKNGTTDGSGTTNSHSRISVSCGGINVEVNQHQETTPGSKAMSSESSSLTSVSSASGLGSGLVAPVSPYKPGQTVFPLPPAGMHYPGSLGAYAGYPQHFLPHGGSLVNAQLASMGCSKAGSSPLAGASPPSIMSASLCRDPYCLSYHCASHLAGAASASQQCHDNAAAAAANAMKSGYHHMYPTHLLHGMHSSPQSFSGHPLYPYGFMLPNDPLPHVCNWVSANGPCDKRFSSSEELLNHLRTHTAFTGAEKLISGYPNSSSLASAAAAAMACHMHMPQSGGPGSPGTLTLRSPHHALGLSSRYHPYSKSPLPTGAPVPVPAATGPYYSPYALYGQRLTTASALGYQ, from the exons ATGATCACATCGCCCTCGGTATCTGCTCTGAGAAATAGTAGTATTCATCTAGTCTGGGAGAGCATCGACTCTCGGAATATCATCAACAAGCCTTTTCATCACTCCGTTCCCCCGTCGGACCATCTACGGCAAGCTAACCGAGTCCCCATCAAGGTTTTGAAAATGCTTACGGCACGATCAGGACACATTTTGCACCCAGAGTATCTTCAACCGTTACCATCTACTCCGATTAGCCCTATTGAG CTAGATGCTAAGAAGAGTCCGTTGGCACTGCTGGCGCAGACATGCTCTCAAATCGGTAAACCtgacccccctccctcctccaaaCTATCCTCTATTACATCAAATGGATCTAGTGACAAGGAGTCCAAATCCGGTCCATTAAAAATGAGTGACATCGGTGTGGATGACAAATCCAGCTTCAAACCCTATTCGAAACCGTCAGATAAGAAGGACTCGTCCTCCGGCGTCTCGAGTGGAGAGAAGACTGGTTTCCGAGTGCCGAGCGCCACCTGTCAGCCATTCACGCCACGGACAGGCAGCCCCAACTCTAGCACTTCTGCCTCGCCCATGCCGTCAGAGGGGAAGTGTGGAGACAGGGAGGACAAGAAAGATTCAGATTGTAATAAAAATGGCACAACGGACGGATCTGGAACCACTAACAGCCACAGCAGGATAAGCGTGAGTTGCGGTGGAATTAACGTGGAGGTGAACCAGCACCAGGAGACAACGCCTGGGTCCAAAGCCATGTCTTCGGAatcctcctctctaacctccGTTTCCTCTGCTTCCGGACTCGGGTCAGGACTTGTAGCCCCAGTCTCTCCTTACAAACCGGGTCAGACAGTTTTTCCCCTGCCGCCTGCTGGCATGCACTACCCCGGGAGTTTAGGGGCCTACGCTGGTTATCCCCAACACTTCCTCCCTCACGGCGGGAGCCTGGTTAACGCACAGCTGGCCAGCATGGGCTGCAGTAAGGCCGGATCCAGCCCCCTGGCCGGGGCCTCTCCACCCTCCATCATGTCAGCCAGCCTGTGTAGAGACCCTTACTGCTTAAGTTACCATTGTGCCAGCCACTTAGCGGGCGCTGCCAGTGCCTCTCAGCAGTGCCACGACAACGCAGCTGCCGCGGCCGCCAACGCGATGAAATCCGGGTACCACCACATGTACCCGACACACCTTTTGCACGGCATGCACTCCTCTCCGCAATCTTTCAGTGGACATCCTTTGTACCCCTATGGTTTCATGCTCCCCAACGACCCCCTTCCTCACGTCTGTAACTGGGTGTCAGCGAACGGACCCTGCGACAAGCGTTTCTCCTCATCCGAGGAGCTGCTGAACCACCTGCGGACGCACACCGCCTTCACCGGGGCGGAGAAGTTGATATCGGGTTACCCTAATTCCTCATCTTTAGCTAGTGCTGCGGCTGCTGCGATGGCATGCCACATGCACATGCCACAGTCAGGAGGCCCTGGAAGCCCTGGGACACTGACGCTGAGGAGTCCGCATCACGCGTTGGGACTAAGCAGCCGTTACCATCCGTACTCCAAGAGCCCCCTGCCTACCGGagcccctgtccctgtccccgcaGCCACCGGGCCATACTACTCCCCCTATGCCCTGTACGGCCAGAGACTCACCACAGCATCAGCGCTGGGATACCAGTGA